Sequence from the Janthinobacterium lividum genome:
AATCACGGCCAAGGCCATGAAGAATGACCAGGAAGAATGCCTGCAGGCGGGCGCCTCCGATTACCTGGCCAAGCCGATCGACCTGGACCGCCTGTATTCGCTGCTGCGCGTATGGATGCCGAAGATGGAACGCATGTGATGCAACATCGCCTGCGCCACCGGCCTCTGCTGCGCCATCGATTGGAGCGTCACTGATGTCGCTGCGTTACACGGATGCGCAACTGCAGGCGCTGATGGAAGCGATCTATCAGCGCTACAGCTATGATTTTCGCGACTACTCGCTGCCCTCGCAGCGGCGCCGCCTGAATCAGGCGCTCGAACGCTTCCATTGCGCCGACTTGACTGCCTTGCAACAGCTGGTGCTCGGCGATGCGACCGCCTTTGGCAAGCTGCTGCAGATTTTGACTGTACCAGTCACGCAAATGTTCCGCGACCCGGCGTTTTTTCTCGCCTTGCGCGAACAGGTGGTGCCCGTGCTGAAAACCTACCCGTCGCCGACGATCTGGGTGGCCGGCTGCTGCACGGGCGAAGAAGCGCTGTCGCTGGCCATCGTGCTGCACGAGGAAGGCTTGCTTGAACGCAGCACGATTTACGCCACCGATATCAATCCGCAAGCGCTGGCCACGGCCGCGCGCGGCGTGTATCCGCTGCACCGGCTCGATGAATATGGCGCCAACTACCTGGCCGCGGGCGGCCTGGGCCAGCTGGCCGACTATTACACGGTCGAACATGTCACTGCGCGTTTCCAGCAGCGCCTGCTCGACAGGATCAACTTTGCCGACCACAGCCTGTCCACGGACAGCGTTTTTATTGAAACGCAATTGATTTGCTGCCGTAACGTGCTGATTTACTTCAACAAAACCTTGCAGGAACGGGCCCTGGGCCTGTTCCACGATTCGCTGTGCCACCGGGGTTTCCTGGGCCTGGGCAGCAAGGAAAGCACGCATTTCACCCGCTTTGCCGCCGACTTCGAGCCATTGCCGGGTCCCGAAAAGCTCTACCGCAAGCGTGCGCCGTCGCACGCTGCTTCCCACTACGCTGGACGGCAAAGCCATGCCAGGAATGAAACATGATGAATGAAACAAGCACCAAACTGCTGATCGTCGACGATTTGCCGGAAAACTTGCGCGCGCTCAATGCGCTGATCCGCGAGAGCGACCGCAGCGTCTACCAGGCCTCCTCAGGCGAAGAAGCGCTGGCCCTGCTACTGGAGCACGATTTCGCGCTGGCCATCCTCGACGTGCAGATGCCGGAAATGGATGGTTTTGAACTGGCGCAATTGATGCGCGGCACGGAAAAGACGCGCCACATCCCCATCGTCTTCGTCACGGCCGCTGGCAAGGAAATGAATTTCGCCTTCCAGGGCTATGAAAGCGGCGCCGTCGATTTCCTGCACAAGCCGCTCGACATCAATGCCGTGCAAAGCAAGGTCAATGTGTTCGTTGCCCTGCACCAGCAGCGCAGCGAAACGCGGCGCCAGGTACAGGCGCTCGAGCACAGCCGCCTGCAGCAGGAAGCGCTGCTGAAGGAATTGCGCGCCACGCAAGCGGAACTGCAGCGCTCGCTGCGCCTGCGCGACGAATTCATGTCCATGGTGGCGCACGAACTGCGCACCCCATTAAATACGTTATTCCTCGAGACGCAGATGCGCACCGTCAACCTGGAACGGGGCAACCTGGCCGCCTTTGAACCGGAAAAGCTGGGCAAGATGGTGGCGCGCGACGGGCGGCAAATCCGCAGCATGGTGCGCCTGATCGACGACATGCTCGACGTCTCGCGCATCACCAGCGGCAAGCTGTCGATCCGCCGCGAAGCCGTCGACCTGACCAGCCTCGTGCGCCGGGTGGCTGACGACCTGGCACCGTATGCGGCCACGACGGGCAGCGTGCTGGAAGTGCTGGCCTTCGAACCCATCCAGGGTTTCTGGGATGCCTTCCGCGTCGAGCAAATTGTTGTCAACCTGATCAGCAATGCCGTGCGCTACGGCCAGGGCCAGCCTGTGGAAATCAGCCTGGCGCACACGCAGAACAGCGCCGTCATCGAAGTGCGCGACCATGGCATCGGCATCAACGCGCGCGACCAGGAACGCATTTTCGACGCCTTCGAACGCGTCATCCACCAGGACCGCACTGGCGGCCTGGGCCTGGGCCTGTTCATCACCAAGC
This genomic interval carries:
- a CDS encoding CheR family methyltransferase, which produces MSLRYTDAQLQALMEAIYQRYSYDFRDYSLPSQRRRLNQALERFHCADLTALQQLVLGDATAFGKLLQILTVPVTQMFRDPAFFLALREQVVPVLKTYPSPTIWVAGCCTGEEALSLAIVLHEEGLLERSTIYATDINPQALATAARGVYPLHRLDEYGANYLAAGGLGQLADYYTVEHVTARFQQRLLDRINFADHSLSTDSVFIETQLICCRNVLIYFNKTLQERALGLFHDSLCHRGFLGLGSKESTHFTRFAADFEPLPGPEKLYRKRAPSHAASHYAGRQSHARNET
- a CDS encoding hybrid sensor histidine kinase/response regulator is translated as MMNETSTKLLIVDDLPENLRALNALIRESDRSVYQASSGEEALALLLEHDFALAILDVQMPEMDGFELAQLMRGTEKTRHIPIVFVTAAGKEMNFAFQGYESGAVDFLHKPLDINAVQSKVNVFVALHQQRSETRRQVQALEHSRLQQEALLKELRATQAELQRSLRLRDEFMSMVAHELRTPLNTLFLETQMRTVNLERGNLAAFEPEKLGKMVARDGRQIRSMVRLIDDMLDVSRITSGKLSIRREAVDLTSLVRRVADDLAPYAATTGSVLEVLAFEPIQGFWDAFRVEQIVVNLISNAVRYGQGQPVEISLAHTQNSAVIEVRDHGIGINARDQERIFDAFERVIHQDRTGGLGLGLFITKQLVDAHGGAITLQSQPGNGALFSVTLPLAGS